A portion of the Burkholderia pseudomultivorans genome contains these proteins:
- the cobU gene encoding bifunctional adenosylcobinamide kinase/adenosylcobinamide-phosphate guanylyltransferase, protein MIPHDLTFVLGGARSGKSAYAERLAADSGRPVTYIATAAATDDAEFARRIAHHRARRPADWGFADAPLELAGTLARLDDPRACLLVDCLTLWLTNLLCPADGEPLDDAQYLARVDALDAALRGARAKVIVVSNEIGLGVVPLGSITRRYVDELGRLNQRIAALATRVTLLVAGLPLELKAGAPAC, encoded by the coding sequence ATGATTCCGCACGACCTCACCTTCGTTCTCGGCGGCGCGCGCTCGGGCAAGAGCGCCTATGCCGAGCGGCTCGCGGCCGACAGCGGCCGTCCCGTCACCTATATCGCGACCGCGGCCGCCACCGACGATGCCGAATTCGCCCGGCGCATCGCCCACCATCGCGCGCGCCGGCCCGCCGACTGGGGCTTCGCCGACGCGCCGCTCGAACTCGCCGGCACGCTCGCGCGGCTCGACGATCCGCGCGCGTGCCTGCTGGTCGACTGCCTGACGCTGTGGCTCACGAACCTGCTGTGCCCGGCCGACGGCGAACCGCTCGACGACGCGCAATACCTCGCGCGCGTCGACGCGCTCGACGCCGCGCTGCGCGGCGCCCGCGCGAAAGTGATCGTCGTCAGCAACGAGATCGGGCTCGGCGTCGTGCCGCTCGGATCGATCACGCGCCGCTACGTCGACGAGCTCGGGCGCCTGAACCAGCGCATCGCGGCGCTCGCGACGCGCGTGACGCTGCTGGTCGCCGGGCTGCCGCTCGAGCTCAAGGCCGGAGCGCCTGCATGCTGA
- the cbiB gene encoding adenosylcobinamide-phosphate synthase CbiB — MLMLSLPIVAMLAVAAVLVDRVLGEPAGWHPLVAFGRLATRIEAAWNTGRRGRVTGVAAWAAAVLPPVAIAAWLVAVLPWPFAAALHVALLWFALGAKSLADHVAPIAAALLQRDLDTARALTARIVSRDTSTADEGALSRAAVESALENGNDAIFGALFWFVVAGGPGALLFRLANTLDAMWGYRTPRFLTFGWAAARLDDALNWIPARLTAASYALLGDTAAAWRCWRTQARHWDSPNAGPVMAAGAGSLNVQLGGPAVYHGEIEDRPVLGTGAQATAAHVVAALSLVTRTLALWLALLVASGALVMATHHV; from the coding sequence ATGCTGATGCTGTCGCTGCCGATCGTCGCGATGCTCGCGGTCGCGGCGGTGCTCGTCGACCGCGTGCTCGGCGAACCGGCCGGCTGGCATCCGCTGGTCGCGTTCGGCCGCCTCGCCACGCGCATCGAAGCCGCGTGGAACACCGGCCGGCGCGGCCGCGTGACGGGCGTCGCCGCATGGGCCGCGGCCGTCCTGCCGCCGGTCGCGATCGCGGCCTGGCTCGTGGCCGTGCTGCCGTGGCCGTTCGCGGCCGCGCTGCACGTCGCCCTGCTGTGGTTCGCGCTCGGCGCGAAGAGCCTCGCCGACCACGTCGCGCCGATCGCCGCCGCGCTGCTGCAACGCGACCTCGACACGGCCCGCGCACTGACCGCGCGCATCGTGTCGCGCGACACGAGCACGGCCGACGAAGGCGCACTGTCGCGCGCGGCCGTCGAATCGGCGCTGGAAAACGGCAACGACGCGATCTTCGGCGCGCTGTTCTGGTTCGTCGTCGCCGGCGGCCCCGGCGCGCTGCTGTTCCGGCTCGCGAACACGCTCGACGCGATGTGGGGCTACCGCACGCCGCGCTTCCTGACCTTCGGCTGGGCCGCCGCGCGCCTCGACGACGCGCTGAACTGGATCCCCGCGCGCCTGACCGCCGCGAGCTACGCGCTGCTCGGCGACACGGCCGCCGCGTGGCGCTGCTGGCGCACGCAGGCACGCCACTGGGACAGCCCGAACGCGGGCCCCGTGATGGCCGCGGGCGCCGGCAGCCTGAACGTGCAGCTCGGCGGCCCGGCCGTCTATCACGGCGAAATCGAAGACCGCCCCGTGCTCGGCACCGGCGCGCAGGCAACCGCCGCGCACGTCGTCGCCGCGCTGTCGCTCGTCACGCGCACGCTCGCGCTGTGGCTCGCGCTGCTCGTCGCGAGCGGCGCCCTCGTCATGGCCACCCATCATGTCTGA
- the cobD gene encoding threonine-phosphate decarboxylase CobD codes for MSDTPIPHGGNLHEAARRHGVPYDAWLDLSTGINPLGYPVPPVPADAWRRLPDDGDGLAACAARYYGAPDAAHVLPVAGSQAAIRALPALLPAGDAGVAPLAYGEYAPAFARHGHRVVPLDIDTDTLPATLRHVIIGNPNNPTADVVPAARLLGWHAQLAARGGTLIVDEAFADTGATPSLAAHADRAGLVVLRSVGKFFGLAGIRAGFVLACPDRIAALRDMLGAWTVGGPARHAVAAAFADRAWQAAARERLAADGARLAALLRAHGFAVRATPLYSWTDDPRAAALHAALAARGIWTRHFARPSSVRVGLPGSEAEWQRLADALAQCAPTLQQAFA; via the coding sequence ATGTCTGACACTCCGATTCCTCACGGCGGCAACCTGCACGAGGCCGCACGCCGCCACGGCGTTCCATACGATGCGTGGCTCGACCTGTCGACCGGCATCAACCCGCTCGGCTATCCGGTGCCGCCGGTGCCGGCCGACGCATGGCGGCGGCTGCCCGACGACGGCGACGGCCTCGCCGCATGCGCGGCGCGCTACTACGGTGCGCCCGATGCCGCGCACGTGCTGCCGGTCGCCGGTAGCCAGGCCGCAATCCGCGCGCTGCCTGCGCTGCTGCCGGCCGGCGACGCGGGTGTCGCGCCGCTCGCCTACGGCGAATACGCGCCCGCGTTCGCGCGTCACGGCCATCGCGTCGTGCCGCTCGATATCGACACGGACACGCTGCCCGCGACGCTGCGCCACGTCATCATCGGCAATCCGAACAATCCGACCGCCGACGTCGTGCCAGCCGCCCGCCTCCTCGGCTGGCATGCACAGCTGGCGGCGCGCGGCGGTACGCTGATCGTCGACGAGGCGTTCGCCGATACCGGCGCGACGCCGTCGCTCGCGGCGCACGCGGATCGTGCGGGCCTGGTCGTGCTGCGCTCGGTCGGCAAGTTCTTCGGTCTCGCCGGCATCCGCGCGGGCTTCGTGCTCGCGTGCCCCGACCGGATCGCCGCGCTGCGCGACATGCTCGGCGCATGGACCGTCGGCGGCCCGGCACGCCACGCGGTTGCCGCCGCGTTCGCCGATCGCGCATGGCAGGCCGCCGCGCGCGAGCGGCTGGCCGCCGACGGTGCGCGCCTCGCCGCGTTATTGCGCGCGCACGGTTTCGCGGTGCGCGCGACGCCGCTCTACAGCTGGACCGACGATCCGCGCGCCGCGGCGCTGCACGCGGCGCTCGCGGCACGCGGCATCTGGACGCGTCACTTCGCGCGGCCATCGAGCGTGCGGGTCGGGCTGCCGGGCAGCGAAGCCGAATGGCAGCGCCTTGCCGACGCGCTCGCGCAATGCGCGCCCACGCTGCAACAGGCCTTCGCATGA
- a CDS encoding cobalamin-binding protein has translation MKARTLRRLLPAAALTALAHAPLAHADVSARDDAGNTVTLPAPAQRVISLAPHATELVFAAGGGAKLVGAVSYSDYPAAARSVPRVGDNKALDLERIAALKPDLIVVWRHGNAARQTDALRALHIPLFFSEPKHLDDVSSSLRRLGTLLGTQTAADAAAASFDRTIGSLRARYAARPPVTVFFQVWDRPLMTLNGAHLISDVIALCGGRNVFASLQPRVPTVTDEAVLAADPEAIVTTSAGATRSDQALPSLERWRAWPALTAVARGNLFAIDGDLLTRPAPRIAQGAAALCEDLDAARARRPAR, from the coding sequence ATGAAAGCACGCACGCTCCGCCGGCTGCTGCCGGCCGCCGCACTGACCGCGCTCGCGCACGCGCCGCTCGCGCATGCCGATGTCAGCGCGCGCGACGATGCCGGCAACACCGTGACACTGCCTGCGCCCGCGCAACGCGTGATCAGCCTCGCGCCGCATGCGACCGAGCTGGTCTTTGCGGCCGGCGGCGGCGCAAAGCTCGTCGGCGCCGTGTCGTACAGCGACTATCCGGCCGCCGCGAGGTCGGTGCCGCGCGTCGGCGACAACAAGGCGCTCGACCTCGAACGAATCGCCGCGCTGAAACCCGACCTGATCGTGGTCTGGCGACACGGCAATGCCGCGCGGCAGACCGACGCGCTGCGCGCGCTGCATATCCCGCTGTTCTTCAGCGAGCCGAAGCATCTCGACGATGTGTCGTCGTCGCTGCGCCGCCTCGGCACGCTGCTCGGCACGCAGACGGCGGCCGATGCGGCCGCCGCGTCGTTCGATCGCACGATCGGATCGCTGCGCGCGCGCTATGCGGCACGGCCGCCCGTCACGGTGTTCTTCCAGGTATGGGACCGGCCGCTGATGACGCTCAACGGCGCGCACCTGATCAGCGACGTGATCGCGCTCTGCGGTGGGCGCAACGTGTTCGCGTCGCTGCAGCCGCGGGTGCCGACCGTCACCGACGAAGCGGTGCTCGCCGCCGATCCGGAGGCGATCGTGACGACGAGCGCCGGTGCGACGCGTTCGGACCAGGCGCTGCCGAGCCTCGAGCGCTGGCGCGCATGGCCCGCGCTGACGGCCGTCGCGCGCGGCAACCTGTTCGCGATCGACGGCGACCTGCTGACGCGGCCCGCCCCGCGAATCGCGCAAGGCGCCGCGGCACTGTGCGAGGACCTCGACGCCGCGCGTGCGCGGCGGCCTGCGCGCTGA
- the cobC gene encoding alpha-ribazole phosphatase, with amino-acid sequence MDVVLIRHPAVAVEPGVCYGRSDVPLAASADAGARALRERLAALGAPLPARIGASPLVRCASVAARLARALDVPLACDAGWQEMDFGAWEMQRWDAIDRAALDAWAADLMHACAHGGESVARFAARVATMADAIGQSGGAHWVVTHAGVIRAFASHALRVPLGTLLSRPVPTGGVVWLRAGGGAHAWDVVHWDE; translated from the coding sequence ATGGATGTCGTCCTGATCCGTCATCCGGCCGTCGCCGTCGAGCCGGGCGTTTGCTACGGGCGCAGCGACGTGCCGCTCGCGGCGTCGGCCGACGCCGGCGCGCGCGCGCTGCGCGAGCGGCTTGCCGCGCTCGGCGCGCCGTTGCCCGCGCGTATCGGCGCGAGCCCGCTGGTGCGTTGCGCGTCGGTGGCTGCGCGGCTCGCGCGCGCGCTCGACGTGCCGCTCGCATGCGATGCGGGCTGGCAGGAAATGGACTTCGGCGCGTGGGAGATGCAGCGCTGGGACGCGATCGATCGCGCGGCGCTCGATGCGTGGGCGGCCGACCTCATGCATGCGTGCGCGCACGGCGGCGAGAGCGTCGCGCGCTTCGCCGCGCGCGTCGCGACGATGGCCGATGCGATCGGGCAGAGCGGCGGTGCGCATTGGGTCGTCACGCACGCGGGCGTGATCCGCGCGTTTGCGTCGCATGCGCTGCGCGTGCCGCTCGGCACGCTGCTGTCGCGACCGGTGCCGACCGGCGGCGTGGTCTGGCTCAGAGCGGGGGGCGGCGCGCATGCATGGGATGTCGTGCACTGGGACGAGTAG
- a CDS encoding adenosylcobinamide-GDP ribazoletransferase, which produces MTPERSRGVRAEARYFFVALGYFTRVPVPKAIGYAAGDLDQAARYFPLVGACVGAWGALVYLAALRVLPASIAVGLSMAATLLATGAFHEDGLADSCDAFGGGYTRDDVLRIMHDSRIGTFGAVALIVTLGLKWQALAALPPLRAAWTMVAAHAASRAAAVSLLMSLDYVRPEGKAKPVAQRMPARAACVAAAFGLPWLFWPDWRAGLAALAALALVRAWAARYFVKRIGGYTGDCLGFAQQLSELAIYLVVLGWMSS; this is translated from the coding sequence GTGACGCCTGAGCGCTCGCGCGGCGTGCGCGCCGAGGCGCGCTATTTCTTCGTCGCGCTCGGCTATTTCACGCGCGTGCCGGTGCCGAAGGCGATCGGCTATGCGGCCGGCGATCTCGACCAGGCCGCGCGCTATTTCCCGCTGGTCGGCGCGTGCGTCGGCGCGTGGGGCGCGCTCGTCTATCTCGCCGCGCTGCGCGTGCTGCCCGCGTCGATCGCCGTCGGCCTGTCGATGGCCGCGACGCTGCTCGCGACCGGCGCGTTTCACGAGGACGGCCTCGCCGACAGCTGCGACGCGTTCGGCGGCGGCTACACGCGCGACGACGTGCTGCGCATCATGCACGACTCGCGGATCGGCACGTTCGGCGCGGTCGCGCTCATCGTCACGCTCGGCCTGAAGTGGCAGGCGCTCGCCGCGCTGCCGCCGCTGCGCGCCGCATGGACGATGGTCGCCGCGCATGCGGCGAGTCGCGCGGCGGCCGTGAGCCTGCTGATGTCGCTCGACTACGTGCGGCCCGAAGGCAAGGCGAAGCCGGTCGCGCAGCGGATGCCGGCGCGCGCGGCGTGCGTCGCGGCGGCGTTCGGTTTGCCCTGGCTGTTCTGGCCGGACTGGCGCGCGGGCCTCGCTGCGCTGGCCGCGCTCGCGCTCGTGCGCGCATGGGCGGCGCGCTATTTCGTGAAGCGGATCGGCGGTTATACCGGCGACTGTCTCGGCTTCGCGCAGCAGCTGAGCGAGCTGGCGATCTATCTGGTGGTGCTCGGATGGATGTCGTCCTGA
- the cobT gene encoding nicotinate-nucleotide--dimethylbenzimidazole phosphoribosyltransferase, with product MTTTPTDFPPAIAPLDDALRTRLQHVIDHKTKPPGSLGQLEAVALQIGLIQQSERPSVQRPVTIVFAGDHGIAVEGVSPYPQSVTAQMVANFLAGGAAINAFSEVAQSVLEIVDAGVASPLPASDRLVSLPVGRGTRNFAVEPAMTRDEAMTALAAGASRVRHHASLGTNVIGFGEMGIANTSAAACLMSRLLDVPIDACVGRGTGLDDQGLAHKRAVLGRALVRHSHAIAPLDVLATFGGFEIAMMTGAYLAAASERMTILVDGFIATSALLVAERIVPGVRDYCVFSHASHEAGHRRMLEHFGAKPLLALDLRLGEGTGAALALPLVRAAVAFLTGMASFESAGVDNRDA from the coding sequence ATGACGACGACCCCGACCGATTTTCCTCCCGCGATTGCGCCGCTCGACGATGCGCTGCGCACGCGCCTGCAGCACGTGATCGACCACAAGACCAAGCCGCCCGGCAGCCTCGGGCAGCTCGAGGCGGTCGCGTTGCAGATCGGGCTGATCCAGCAGAGCGAGCGGCCGAGCGTGCAGCGTCCGGTGACGATCGTGTTCGCGGGCGACCACGGGATCGCGGTCGAGGGCGTGAGTCCGTATCCGCAGTCGGTGACCGCGCAGATGGTCGCGAATTTCCTCGCGGGCGGCGCGGCGATCAATGCGTTCTCCGAGGTCGCGCAGAGCGTGCTCGAGATCGTCGATGCGGGTGTCGCGTCGCCGCTGCCCGCGTCCGACCGGCTGGTGTCGCTGCCGGTCGGACGCGGCACGCGCAACTTCGCGGTCGAGCCGGCGATGACGCGCGACGAGGCGATGACGGCGCTCGCGGCCGGCGCTTCGCGCGTGCGCCATCACGCGTCGCTCGGCACCAACGTGATCGGCTTCGGCGAGATGGGGATCGCGAACACGTCGGCGGCCGCGTGCCTGATGAGCCGGCTGCTCGACGTGCCGATCGACGCGTGCGTCGGGCGCGGCACGGGCCTCGACGATCAGGGCCTCGCGCACAAGCGCGCGGTGCTCGGCCGCGCGCTCGTGCGGCACTCGCATGCGATCGCGCCGCTCGACGTGCTCGCGACCTTCGGCGGCTTCGAGATCGCGATGATGACGGGCGCCTATCTGGCGGCCGCGAGCGAGCGCATGACGATCCTCGTCGACGGCTTCATCGCGACCTCGGCATTGCTCGTCGCCGAGCGGATCGTGCCGGGCGTGCGCGACTACTGCGTGTTCTCGCATGCGTCGCACGAGGCCGGGCACCGTCGGATGCTCGAGCATTTCGGCGCGAAGCCGCTGCTCGCGCTCGACCTGCGGCTCGGCGAAGGCACGGGCGCCGCGCTCGCGCTGCCGCTGGTGCGCGCGGCCGTCGCGTTCCTGACCGGGATGGCGAGCTTCGAATCCGCGGGCGTCGACAATCGTGACGCCTGA
- a CDS encoding ABC transporter ATP-binding protein: MTAAAKTSCAAVGLTLQAGARTLLDGFTQAFRPGEIWCVAGPNGAGKTTLLATLAGLQPPAGGHVEIDGRPLSAWSQGPLAQRRALMPQQLHDAFSATVFDTVLLNRFPYLGGWGWERDDDRAAARAALATFGLGALAARDVLSLSGGERQRVALAATLCQDAPLMLLDEPLAHLDLHHQIDCLTALGAWLDAGPRTVLFSCHDLNLARRFATHALLLDGRGRAWAGPVHDVLTPERASDAFGYPLVLIREHGRDALLPAWPARRS, encoded by the coding sequence ATGACGGCCGCCGCAAAGACGAGCTGCGCGGCGGTCGGCCTGACGCTGCAGGCCGGCGCGCGCACGCTGCTCGACGGCTTCACGCAGGCGTTTCGTCCCGGCGAGATCTGGTGCGTCGCGGGGCCGAACGGCGCCGGCAAGACGACGCTGCTCGCGACGCTCGCGGGCCTGCAGCCGCCGGCCGGCGGCCACGTCGAGATCGACGGGCGGCCGCTGTCCGCGTGGTCGCAGGGGCCGCTCGCGCAGCGGCGCGCGCTGATGCCGCAGCAACTGCACGACGCGTTCAGCGCGACCGTGTTCGACACCGTGCTGCTCAACCGCTTCCCGTATCTCGGCGGCTGGGGCTGGGAGCGCGACGACGATCGCGCGGCGGCCCGTGCGGCGCTCGCGACCTTCGGCCTGGGCGCACTCGCGGCGCGCGACGTGCTGTCGCTGTCGGGCGGCGAGCGGCAGCGCGTCGCACTGGCGGCGACCCTGTGCCAGGATGCGCCGCTGATGCTGCTCGACGAGCCGCTCGCGCATCTCGACCTGCATCACCAGATCGACTGCCTGACCGCGCTGGGCGCATGGCTCGACGCGGGGCCGCGCACCGTGCTGTTCTCGTGTCACGACCTGAATCTCGCGCGACGCTTCGCGACGCATGCGCTGCTGCTCGACGGCCGCGGCCGCGCGTGGGCCGGCCCGGTGCACGACGTGCTGACGCCCGAGCGCGCGAGCGACGCGTTCGGCTATCCGCTCGTGCTGATCCGCGAGCATGGCCGCGATGCGCTGCTGCCCGCGTGGCCCGCGCGGCGATCCTGA
- a CDS encoding FecCD family ABC transporter permease — protein sequence MNAARATAIWTALAAVVALLLVASLSIGSVPMSPWQALASLVPHGGGAAAHDALFADIVRTLRLPRALAGFACGALLALAGALLQVLLRNPLAEPYVLGVSGGAAGFALVAMIAGGAWWLVDASAFAGALVSIALVLGLARRELGRGDARDASPRLLLTGVVIAAGWGALVTLLLSLAPDARLRGIIFWLTGDLNGASAPWFAWGALLLAAGVALPAAPQLNVLLRGDATALALGVPVARLRVRIYLVASLAAAAAVTTAGTIGFVGLVVPHALRLAFGNDQRMLLPAAMLAGGGGVMAADLLARTAIAPAQLPVGVMTALIGVPVFLWMLLRRPMR from the coding sequence ATGAACGCCGCGCGCGCCACGGCGATCTGGACCGCGCTCGCGGCCGTGGTCGCGCTCTTGCTGGTCGCGTCGCTGTCGATCGGCAGCGTGCCGATGTCGCCATGGCAGGCGCTTGCATCGCTCGTGCCGCACGGCGGCGGCGCGGCGGCCCACGACGCGCTGTTCGCCGACATCGTGCGCACCTTGCGCCTGCCGCGCGCGCTCGCGGGCTTTGCGTGCGGCGCACTGCTCGCGCTGGCCGGCGCGCTGCTGCAGGTGCTGCTGCGCAATCCGCTCGCGGAACCGTACGTGCTCGGCGTGTCGGGCGGCGCGGCCGGCTTCGCGCTGGTTGCGATGATCGCGGGCGGCGCATGGTGGCTCGTCGACGCGTCCGCGTTCGCCGGCGCGCTCGTGTCGATCGCGCTCGTGCTCGGGCTCGCGCGCCGCGAGCTGGGGCGCGGCGACGCACGCGACGCGTCGCCGCGGCTGCTGCTCACCGGCGTCGTGATCGCGGCCGGGTGGGGGGCGCTCGTCACGCTGCTGCTGTCGCTCGCGCCCGACGCGCGCCTGCGCGGCATCATCTTCTGGCTGACCGGCGACCTGAACGGCGCAAGCGCGCCGTGGTTCGCCTGGGGCGCGCTGCTGCTGGCGGCCGGCGTCGCGCTGCCGGCCGCGCCGCAACTGAACGTGCTGCTGCGCGGCGATGCGACCGCGCTTGCGCTCGGCGTGCCGGTCGCGCGCTTGCGCGTGCGGATCTATCTCGTCGCGTCGCTGGCCGCCGCCGCCGCGGTGACGACGGCCGGCACGATCGGCTTCGTCGGCCTCGTCGTGCCGCATGCGCTGCGGCTCGCGTTCGGCAACGACCAGCGCATGCTGCTGCCCGCCGCGATGCTCGCGGGCGGCGGCGGCGTGATGGCGGCCGACCTGCTCGCACGCACCGCGATCGCGCCCGCGCAGTTGCCGGTCGGCGTGATGACCGCGCTGATCGGCGTGCCGGTGTTCCTGTGGATGTTGCTGAGGAGACCGATGCGATGA
- a CDS encoding cell division protein ZapA, translating to MSTKQIEVSILGQAYRLACSAETEAALLEAVARVDAEMSKIRANSSVRGTDRIAVMAALSLASELLRLQTSVRHGEAFPAEEIRRTMRQMNEQLGAVLAQHEPQ from the coding sequence ATGAGCACCAAGCAGATCGAAGTCTCGATTCTCGGCCAGGCCTATCGTCTCGCCTGCTCGGCCGAGACCGAAGCAGCGCTGCTCGAGGCCGTCGCGCGCGTCGACGCCGAAATGTCGAAGATCCGCGCGAACAGTTCGGTGCGCGGCACCGATCGCATCGCGGTCATGGCGGCGCTGTCGCTCGCATCGGAATTGCTGCGACTGCAAACGAGCGTGCGGCACGGTGAAGCATTTCCGGCCGAAGAAATCCGGCGTACAATGCGCCAGATGAATGAACAGCTCGGTGCGGTGCTCGCACAGCACGAGCCGCAGTAA
- a CDS encoding EVE domain-containing protein, whose protein sequence is MQYWLMKSEPDEASIDDLASAPLRTLPWTGVRNYQARNFMRDTMKIGDGVLFYHSSCPEPGIAGLAEVSSTPYPDPTQFDPESPYYDPKSSQESPRWLLVDVRFVKKSPLVPLAALREHDELADMRVLARGNRLSITPVTRAEWRFITEKLMK, encoded by the coding sequence ATGCAATACTGGCTGATGAAGTCCGAACCGGACGAAGCGAGCATCGACGATCTCGCGAGCGCACCGCTACGCACGCTGCCCTGGACGGGCGTACGCAACTATCAGGCGCGCAACTTCATGCGCGACACGATGAAAATCGGCGACGGCGTGCTGTTCTATCACTCGAGCTGCCCCGAGCCGGGCATCGCCGGCCTCGCCGAAGTGTCGTCGACCCCCTACCCCGATCCCACGCAGTTCGATCCCGAGAGCCCGTACTACGATCCGAAGTCGTCGCAGGAGTCGCCGCGCTGGCTGCTGGTCGACGTGCGCTTCGTGAAGAAATCGCCGCTGGTGCCGCTCGCCGCGCTGCGCGAGCATGACGAACTGGCCGACATGCGCGTGCTCGCGCGCGGCAACCGCTTGTCGATCACGCCCGTGACGCGTGCGGAATGGCGCTTCATCACCGAGAAGCTGATGAAGTAG
- a CDS encoding SIMPL domain-containing protein (The SIMPL domain is named for its presence in mouse protein SIMPL (signalling molecule that associates with mouse pelle-like kinase). Bacterial member BP26, from Brucella, was shown to assemble into a channel-like structure, while YggE from E. coli has been associated with resistance to oxidative stress.) codes for MTKKSALALSLALAAAVPVALTLASPAAHAQAVNPHFPEPAGVLSLSSQASADVPQDIIHITLFYEQQAKDPGSLTSALNQRADAALAQAKGVSGVTAHTGAFSVYPSTDRDGKISAWRGRTEVVLESRDFAAASKLAGQLSNQMQVANVEFSLSPEAQRAAEQKLTTEAIKSFRARADEAAKAFGYSSYTIRDVNVGGGRNVQPYPRMMAMAAAPMDSAKMSAPISVEGGKATVSVTVNGSVQMK; via the coding sequence ATGACCAAGAAATCCGCACTCGCGCTGTCGCTCGCACTCGCCGCTGCCGTTCCCGTCGCGCTGACGCTCGCGTCGCCCGCCGCGCACGCACAGGCCGTGAACCCGCACTTCCCGGAGCCGGCCGGCGTGCTGTCGCTGTCGTCGCAGGCCAGCGCCGACGTGCCGCAGGACATCATCCACATCACGCTGTTCTACGAACAGCAGGCGAAGGATCCGGGCAGCCTCACGTCCGCGCTGAACCAGCGCGCCGACGCCGCACTCGCTCAGGCGAAGGGCGTGTCGGGCGTCACCGCGCACACGGGCGCGTTCTCCGTCTATCCGAGCACCGACCGCGACGGCAAGATCTCCGCCTGGCGCGGCCGCACCGAGGTCGTGCTCGAATCGCGCGATTTCGCCGCGGCATCGAAGCTCGCGGGCCAGCTGTCGAACCAGATGCAGGTCGCGAACGTCGAGTTCTCGCTGTCGCCGGAGGCGCAGCGCGCGGCCGAGCAGAAGCTGACGACCGAAGCGATCAAGTCGTTCCGCGCACGCGCGGACGAGGCCGCGAAGGCGTTCGGCTACAGCAGCTACACGATCCGCGACGTAAACGTCGGCGGCGGCCGCAACGTGCAGCCCTACCCGCGCATGATGGCGATGGCCGCGGCGCCGATGGACAGCGCGAAGATGAGCGCGCCGATCTCGGTCGAAGGCGGCAAAGCGACCGTGTCGGTCACCGTCAACGGATCGGTGCAGATGAAGTAA
- the lgt gene encoding prolipoprotein diacylglyceryl transferase: MIIHPNFDPVAIHLGPLAVRWYGLMYLVGFIAAIVVGRIRLKLPHVAAQGWTAKDIDDMMFYGVLGTVLGGRLGYVLFYKADFYFSHPLDVFKVWEGGMSFHGGFLGVTLAMVLFAWQRKRHWLQVTDFVAPMVPTGLAAGRLGNFINGELWGRVTDPHAPWAMLFPGAMRDDAAWLPKHPDLVEKWHLADVFMQYQMLPRHPSQLYEIALEGIVLFFLLFFFSRKSRPMGAVSALFLIGYGLARFTVEFAREPDDFLGLLALGLSMGQWLSLPMILAGVALMVWAYRRRTANATA, from the coding sequence TCGTCGGCTTCATCGCGGCGATCGTCGTCGGCCGGATCCGCCTGAAGCTGCCGCATGTGGCCGCGCAGGGCTGGACCGCGAAGGACATCGACGACATGATGTTCTACGGCGTGCTCGGCACCGTGCTCGGCGGCCGGCTCGGCTACGTGCTGTTCTACAAGGCCGACTTCTACTTCTCGCATCCGCTCGACGTGTTCAAGGTGTGGGAAGGCGGGATGTCGTTTCACGGTGGCTTTCTCGGCGTGACGCTCGCGATGGTGCTGTTCGCGTGGCAGCGCAAGCGCCACTGGCTGCAGGTCACCGACTTCGTCGCGCCGATGGTGCCGACCGGGCTCGCGGCCGGGCGCCTCGGCAACTTCATCAACGGCGAGCTGTGGGGGCGCGTGACCGATCCGCATGCGCCGTGGGCGATGCTGTTCCCGGGCGCGATGCGCGACGACGCCGCATGGCTGCCGAAGCATCCGGACCTCGTCGAGAAGTGGCATCTCGCCGATGTGTTCATGCAGTACCAGATGCTGCCGCGTCATCCTTCGCAGCTCTACGAAATCGCGCTCGAAGGGATCGTGCTGTTCTTCCTGCTGTTCTTCTTCTCGCGCAAGTCGCGGCCGATGGGCGCGGTGTCCGCGCTGTTCCTGATCGGCTACGGCCTTGCCCGCTTCACGGTCGAGTTCGCGCGCGAACCCGACGACTTCCTCGGCCTGCTCGCGCTCGGGCTGTCGATGGGGCAGTGGCTGTCGCTGCCGATGATCCTCGCGGGCGTCGCGCTGATGGTGTGGGCATATCGCCGCCGCACGGCGAACGCGACCGCATGA